A window of Leptospira stimsonii contains these coding sequences:
- a CDS encoding TetR/AcrR family transcriptional regulator: MPKIVNHEKYKIEILSKCVDILARRGYSAVSMREIATELDVSTGTLYHYFATKEDIFKELVKFVLNKDIEELQLYSKGNPGQTLETRVESLFQMIQARESYFQNLLYIICDVSRLKNHEEEKVLIADAMKEYVNIITKHLGVTNPTLNRILISVILGTVVQRIVDGDAISLGDTSEVIKDFMAVILSNSFTF; the protein is encoded by the coding sequence ATGCCAAAGATAGTCAATCATGAGAAATACAAAATAGAAATTCTATCCAAGTGTGTGGATATCCTTGCAAGAAGGGGATATTCTGCGGTATCGATGAGAGAGATTGCGACCGAGTTGGACGTATCCACAGGAACTCTCTATCACTACTTCGCGACCAAAGAGGATATTTTTAAGGAATTGGTGAAGTTCGTCCTCAACAAAGACATAGAAGAATTACAACTTTATTCCAAAGGTAATCCCGGACAAACACTGGAAACAAGAGTCGAGTCTTTGTTTCAGATGATCCAAGCGCGGGAATCTTATTTTCAAAATCTTTTGTATATCATCTGCGATGTTTCGAGACTCAAAAACCACGAAGAGGAAAAGGTTCTGATCGCAGATGCGATGAAGGAATACGTCAATATCATCACGAAACACTTAGGAGTGACAAACCCGACCTTAAATCGGATTTTGATCAGTGTCATCTTAGGAACCGTCGTTCAGAGAATCGTAGACGGGGATGCGATCAGCCTGGGAGACACTTCGGAAGTGATCAAAGATTTTATGGCGGTGATCCTTTCCAACTCCTTCACATTCTAA
- a CDS encoding DUF962 domain-containing protein: MKSVETWFGEYADSHRNPINKNIHWICVPLIYFTVIGLLWSIPVPSVFASVPYLNFATISLVLALAFYIRLSPALAFGMLVLTSLMIYLIVVLQSTVLPVMIGSYAYGLVDLSVTIFVLAWIGQFIGHKIEGKKPSFFKDVQFLMIGPIWLLGFVYQKLKIAY; encoded by the coding sequence ATGAAATCCGTAGAAACTTGGTTCGGCGAATATGCCGACAGTCACAGAAATCCGATCAATAAAAATATCCATTGGATCTGCGTTCCGTTGATTTACTTTACCGTCATCGGTCTTCTTTGGTCGATTCCGGTTCCTTCCGTTTTTGCCTCCGTCCCCTATCTGAACTTCGCAACCATCTCGCTGGTGTTAGCTCTTGCGTTTTACATTCGGCTCTCTCCTGCGCTGGCTTTTGGAATGTTGGTTCTGACGTCGCTGATGATCTATTTGATCGTCGTCCTTCAATCCACCGTTCTTCCGGTAATGATTGGTAGCTACGCATACGGACTCGTGGATCTTTCCGTGACCATTTTCGTTCTCGCCTGGATCGGACAGTTTATAGGTCACAAGATCGAAGGTAAAAAACCTTCGTTCTTCAAAGACGTTCAATTTTTGATGATCGGCCCAATATGGCTTTTAGGCTTCGTATATCAAAAATTGAAAATCGCATACTAA